The Vibrio gallaecicus genome contains a region encoding:
- a CDS encoding HlyD family secretion protein, translated as MKSIKPLIFSFVALSIIAWVAFSFYQAYQPQPIKLQGQIDAQQYSISSKVPGRIDQVLVRKGDNVEKGQLIFTLHSPEIEAKLEQAKAGQKAAGALALEAEKGARTQQIQAAKDQWQKAKAAAKLMEKTYQRVNNLYNDGVVAEQKRDEAKTQWQASKYTESAAFQMYQLTKEGVRDETKLAASQKALMAAGAVAEVEAYAADTSIESWFNGEVSQVLLSSGELAPQGFPVVTVIDTKDAWAVLNVREDLLKHFEKDSHFTAYLPALDKTLEFKVSHISVMGDFATWRSTDSAQGFDLRTFEIEARPVDTTQPLRMGMSLVVEL; from the coding sequence ATGAAATCTATCAAGCCTCTAATATTCTCATTTGTTGCTTTAAGCATTATCGCTTGGGTTGCATTCAGCTTTTACCAAGCATACCAGCCACAGCCAATTAAACTGCAAGGGCAAATTGATGCTCAGCAATACAGTATTTCCTCAAAAGTACCAGGACGAATTGATCAAGTGCTGGTTCGTAAAGGGGATAACGTAGAAAAAGGTCAGCTTATATTTACTCTTCATAGCCCTGAAATTGAAGCTAAGCTTGAACAAGCAAAAGCGGGGCAAAAAGCCGCAGGAGCATTAGCTTTAGAAGCAGAGAAAGGTGCCCGAACTCAACAAATTCAAGCAGCCAAAGATCAATGGCAAAAAGCTAAAGCGGCGGCAAAATTGATGGAGAAGACATACCAACGAGTAAACAACTTGTATAACGATGGTGTCGTTGCCGAGCAAAAGCGTGATGAAGCAAAAACACAGTGGCAAGCCTCGAAATACACAGAAAGCGCAGCATTCCAAATGTACCAATTAACGAAAGAAGGTGTTCGTGATGAAACTAAGCTTGCTGCTTCTCAAAAGGCATTAATGGCTGCAGGCGCAGTAGCGGAAGTGGAAGCTTATGCCGCTGATACCAGTATTGAAAGTTGGTTTAACGGTGAAGTATCGCAAGTATTATTAAGCAGTGGTGAACTAGCCCCTCAAGGGTTTCCGGTAGTCACTGTGATTGATACCAAAGATGCATGGGCGGTACTAAATGTACGTGAAGATTTATTGAAACATTTTGAGAAAGACAGCCATTTTACGGCTTACTTGCCCGCACTTGATAAAACATTAGAGTTTAAAGTCTCGCATATTTCAGTAATGGGTGACTTTGCGACTTGGCGCTCAACCGATTCTGCACAAGGCTTTGATTTGCGTACTTTTGAAATTGAAGCACGCCCTGTCGATACGACTCAACCATTACGCATGGGCATGAGCCTAGTCGTAGAGCTGTAG
- a CDS encoding ABC transporter permease — MRKEFLTQWRIVTGDKWLLSCLTWIPIFLAVGIWLIFSQGIARDLPIAVIDLEHSQLSRQLTQRFDASPTLEVTQEYADISAAKKAMIQQDIYGYIVIPKHFDRDVFQNLNPQVSVFYNSQFILVGKLLNSAILQVQGTLNAEIEVMKGLSHGDVDTQTALGQAVTVQTQITPLFNKNTSYAQFLISAVVPALWQITIVVGTILILAANIRERGLKEWLSSAPLTALGKTLLPYLGLFLILGTAFICWFYSILQWPFNGNLLVLALAQLLTAAACMIVGSTFFFLTLDPARAMSFAGAFTAPSFAFMGITFPVSEMNTMAQAWRSLLPISHYIEIQTAQSSYGVTNWQSIVEMLPYVGYAFPAIITVVLIKKHLSIVLPLTGKS, encoded by the coding sequence ATGCGAAAAGAGTTTTTAACACAATGGCGCATTGTCACTGGTGACAAATGGCTATTGTCGTGTTTAACCTGGATACCTATCTTTTTGGCGGTGGGAATTTGGCTTATCTTTTCACAAGGCATTGCTCGTGATTTACCCATTGCCGTGATTGATTTAGAACATAGCCAATTATCTCGACAGCTTACTCAACGTTTTGATGCATCCCCTACTCTTGAAGTCACACAAGAATATGCGGATATAAGTGCCGCAAAAAAAGCGATGATCCAGCAAGATATCTATGGCTATATTGTTATTCCAAAGCATTTTGACCGCGATGTATTCCAGAATTTAAACCCTCAAGTTTCTGTTTTTTATAACAGCCAATTCATCTTGGTAGGTAAACTTCTTAACTCCGCAATTTTACAAGTCCAAGGTACCTTGAATGCTGAAATCGAAGTAATGAAAGGGTTGTCCCACGGAGATGTAGACACTCAAACGGCTCTTGGGCAAGCCGTAACAGTACAGACTCAAATTACTCCACTTTTTAATAAAAATACGAGTTATGCGCAGTTCCTCATTTCTGCTGTCGTGCCTGCGCTTTGGCAAATAACCATTGTTGTTGGTACCATACTGATCTTGGCGGCGAATATTCGAGAACGAGGTTTGAAAGAATGGTTAAGCTCGGCACCTTTAACTGCACTAGGTAAGACTCTACTTCCATATCTCGGTCTGTTCTTAATACTAGGAACCGCTTTTATCTGCTGGTTCTACTCCATTCTCCAATGGCCATTTAATGGTAATTTATTGGTATTAGCTTTAGCGCAGCTGCTCACCGCTGCCGCCTGTATGATTGTTGGCTCTACTTTCTTCTTTTTAACACTAGACCCAGCTCGTGCCATGAGTTTTGCGGGAGCTTTCACAGCCCCTAGTTTTGCCTTTATGGGCATCACTTTCCCAGTCAGCGAAATGAATACAATGGCTCAAGCATGGCGCAGTTTACTGCCAATCAGTCATTATATTGAAATTCAAACCGCACAATCTAGTTACGGCGTAACTAACTGGCAGTCTATAGTAGAGATGTTGCCATATGTAGGCTATGCCTTCCCTGCCATTATTACTGTTGTTCTTATTAAAAAACATCTATCTATAGTATTGCCTTTAACGGGGAAATCATGA
- a CDS encoding ABC transporter permease codes for MNFPQLLKNELLAILRNPVVALTVFGGVIFYSFLYPLPYANQVSQELPIAIVNLDRSQTSYQLERMVDATSQVQVVQRDHSIAEAKAALLKQEIGGLLVIPEHFYKDLLLGKSPTLAYAGDASYFLVYGTVVEGLAKAGGTLAAQVKVSHLLVEGVPIAQAQSQYSAFSLNMKPTFNSRMGYVDYVVPAVFVLILQQTLAMAAGLIGGTQKSVHIGHEHAYWLKVSPLKLLAARCITLISVYYLLAMYYFGGSFEFYGINRLASMTNILTLLLPFLLASTFIGALLGDLLPRKELVTVVVLISSMPLIFLAGFIWPVEAIPTALVAISQLFPSTPAIQGFLALNQMDANWSDVSYQWTLLWGQALIWGILCFIRFRHTFKRAVLANQ; via the coding sequence ATCAACTTTCCTCAACTTCTTAAAAATGAATTATTGGCAATTTTACGTAATCCGGTTGTCGCATTAACTGTATTTGGTGGAGTGATCTTTTATTCATTTCTATACCCTCTTCCTTACGCTAATCAGGTATCCCAAGAGCTACCGATAGCAATCGTCAATTTAGACCGTAGCCAAACCAGCTATCAATTAGAACGCATGGTCGATGCTACTTCTCAAGTACAAGTTGTACAAAGAGATCACAGCATTGCAGAGGCAAAAGCTGCTCTGCTCAAGCAAGAAATTGGTGGTTTATTAGTTATTCCGGAGCACTTCTATAAGGATTTACTACTTGGGAAAAGCCCTACCCTTGCTTATGCAGGTGATGCTTCGTATTTTCTGGTTTACGGAACGGTTGTAGAAGGTCTAGCTAAAGCAGGAGGAACGCTGGCAGCACAAGTAAAAGTGAGCCATCTTCTTGTTGAAGGCGTTCCAATCGCGCAAGCCCAAAGCCAGTACAGCGCATTTAGCTTGAATATGAAGCCTACTTTTAACAGCAGAATGGGTTATGTTGATTACGTCGTGCCTGCGGTATTTGTCTTAATTCTTCAACAAACTCTAGCAATGGCTGCAGGGCTAATAGGCGGAACTCAAAAATCAGTCCATATTGGGCATGAACACGCCTACTGGCTGAAGGTCTCTCCTTTAAAGCTACTGGCTGCTCGTTGCATAACCTTGATCAGTGTTTATTACCTATTAGCTATGTACTATTTTGGCGGCAGTTTTGAGTTTTATGGGATAAATAGACTCGCGTCCATGACCAATATTTTAACGTTATTACTGCCTTTCTTATTAGCCAGCACTTTCATTGGTGCATTACTTGGTGATCTACTTCCGAGAAAAGAATTAGTCACCGTGGTGGTATTAATAAGCTCAATGCCGCTTATTTTCTTAGCGGGGTTTATTTGGCCGGTAGAAGCCATACCAACAGCTTTAGTCGCTATCTCACAACTTTTTCCAAGTACTCCTGCAATACAAGGATTCCTAGCGCTCAATCAGATGGATGCAAATTGGTCTGATGTTTCTTATCAATGGACGTTACTTTGGGGGCAAGCACTTATCTGGGGAATACTTTGCTTTATCAGGTTTAGACATACCTTTAAGCGGGCTGTTTTAGCCAATCAGTGA
- a CDS encoding chromosome partitioning protein ParA, translating into MNQKTEQDNEDEVVVIEERDKRSQLYIGIAAVIGLALGGLIGSSLTANKWEATYHVLEARYQTLSDSKQQLVSDVEAKVADADTATDAKIEEALAEQAEHHKTELKDLQTASIELEKANLSLEQQLNEQKLAIEQTAKENQSLNRQADMQATMFDRSRELFRKELQIAQALESLEQERDRIEPNLSTLKSECDVYLEGTSWDAKSDSCDRYDAANSRLSDIRQMIQVHNMDLRQIKSLIEEIGL; encoded by the coding sequence GTGAACCAAAAGACTGAACAAGACAACGAAGACGAAGTTGTTGTTATTGAAGAGCGAGATAAACGTAGCCAGTTATATATTGGTATTGCTGCTGTCATAGGTTTAGCTTTAGGTGGTTTGATTGGTTCTTCTTTGACGGCGAATAAATGGGAAGCGACTTATCATGTGTTGGAAGCCCGTTATCAAACTCTAAGCGATAGCAAGCAACAACTGGTTAGTGACGTCGAAGCGAAAGTCGCGGATGCGGATACTGCGACAGATGCAAAAATTGAAGAGGCTCTTGCGGAGCAAGCTGAGCATCATAAAACTGAATTGAAAGATCTACAAACAGCTTCGATTGAACTGGAGAAAGCCAACCTTTCACTAGAACAGCAATTAAATGAGCAAAAGCTAGCAATTGAACAAACTGCAAAAGAAAATCAAAGTTTGAATCGTCAAGCTGACATGCAAGCGACAATGTTTGATCGCTCACGTGAGCTTTTCCGCAAAGAGCTTCAAATTGCACAAGCATTGGAATCGCTTGAGCAAGAAAGAGATCGTATTGAACCGAACTTGAGTACATTAAAGAGTGAGTGTGATGTGTACCTCGAGGGCACGTCATGGGATGCTAAATCCGATTCTTGTGATAGATACGATGCAGCTAATTCTCGATTGAGTGATATTCGCCAGATGATTCAAGTACACAATATGGATTTGCGACAGATTAAATCCCTTATCGAAGAAATAGGCTTATAA
- a CDS encoding alanine/glycine:cation symporter family protein: protein MNNLHTTLQTIDSLIWGPPLLILLVGTGIYFTFRLGLPQFRHLPTALKMVFTKDKSDSSSGDVSSFAALCTALSATIGTGNIVGVATAIKMGGPGALFWMWLAAIFGMATKYAECLLAVKYRKVDSKGQMVGGPMYYLQYGVGSRILAVLFAVFALGVACFGIGTFPQVNAILDATEISFGAPREASAVVLTILVAVVTLGGIQSIAKVAGKVVPTMALLYVVACLSVLISNADQLLNAIQLVISSAFTNTAATGGFLGASIMLAIQSGIARGVFSNESGLGSAPMAAAAAKTDSCVKQGLISMTGTFFDTIIICTMTGLALILTGAWQTDLSGAAMTTHAFAVGLNADTLGPMLVSTGLIFFAFTTILGWNYYGERCVVFLFGTKAVLPYKIVFIGLVASGAFLQLDMIWLIADIVNGLMAVPNLIGLIALRHVVIEETKQFFAKLPNVKAEGRHPTSPLIR from the coding sequence ATGAACAACTTACATACAACACTTCAAACCATCGACAGCCTTATTTGGGGACCTCCTCTACTTATATTGCTTGTTGGTACCGGTATCTACTTTACTTTTCGATTAGGCTTACCCCAATTTAGACACCTGCCAACCGCCCTTAAGATGGTTTTTACTAAAGACAAATCGGATTCTAGTTCTGGTGATGTTTCTAGCTTTGCTGCTCTTTGTACAGCTCTTTCTGCAACCATCGGAACCGGTAACATTGTTGGCGTAGCAACCGCAATAAAAATGGGTGGACCTGGTGCATTATTCTGGATGTGGTTAGCTGCCATATTCGGGATGGCAACCAAGTACGCAGAATGCTTACTTGCTGTAAAGTATCGTAAGGTCGACAGCAAAGGGCAAATGGTTGGTGGGCCAATGTACTACCTTCAGTACGGGGTTGGCTCAAGAATATTAGCGGTTCTGTTTGCGGTTTTTGCTTTAGGGGTCGCCTGTTTCGGTATTGGAACTTTCCCACAAGTGAATGCTATTTTAGATGCGACTGAAATATCTTTCGGTGCACCTCGTGAAGCTTCAGCAGTCGTTCTAACCATTCTAGTAGCTGTCGTTACTTTAGGTGGTATCCAGTCCATTGCTAAAGTTGCTGGTAAAGTTGTACCCACAATGGCGCTTCTATATGTTGTTGCGTGTTTAAGTGTGCTTATCTCTAATGCAGATCAATTACTGAATGCGATTCAGCTTGTTATTAGCTCTGCATTCACCAATACCGCAGCAACAGGTGGTTTCCTTGGTGCAAGCATTATGTTGGCGATTCAATCAGGTATTGCACGCGGAGTGTTTTCGAATGAATCGGGGCTTGGTAGTGCACCAATGGCCGCAGCAGCAGCGAAAACGGATTCTTGTGTGAAGCAAGGGCTGATCTCAATGACTGGTACTTTCTTTGACACCATCATTATTTGTACGATGACAGGTTTAGCATTAATTTTGACGGGTGCATGGCAAACCGACCTTTCTGGCGCTGCGATGACAACTCACGCTTTTGCTGTTGGTTTAAACGCCGATACACTTGGACCAATGTTAGTATCTACAGGTTTAATCTTCTTCGCGTTTACGACTATCTTAGGCTGGAACTATTACGGTGAGCGCTGCGTTGTATTCTTGTTTGGTACTAAAGCAGTACTTCCATACAAAATCGTTTTTATTGGCTTAGTCGCTTCTGGTGCATTCTTACAACTGGATATGATCTGGCTAATTGCAGACATCGTGAATGGATTAATGGCGGTGCCAAACCTTATTGGTCTAATTGCTCTAAGACATGTAGTTATTGAAGAAACCAAGCAATTCTTCGCAAAACTGCCAAACGTTAAAGCTGAAGGTAGACACCCCACCAGCCCTCTTATTCGCTGA
- a CDS encoding LysE family translocator, with protein sequence MAILNIEAFLIAITILTLTPGLDTALVIRNTTRSGVKDGAITSLGVCLGLFVHATFSAIGISAILLQSADLFQMIKFLGAAYLIWLGLSSIYGVVKGNAAFQVEGIVHSNLSVKRSLREGFLSNVLNPKTAVFYLAFLPQFIDPEGSAFAQSMLMASIHFIIAMIWQCGISGAVNSAKQLFKSPSVIGWMEGVTGAVLITLGIKLMLEDAPTPA encoded by the coding sequence ATGGCAATTTTAAATATTGAAGCGTTCTTGATAGCAATAACGATTTTAACGTTAACTCCGGGGTTAGACACGGCATTGGTGATTCGTAATACGACTCGCTCTGGTGTTAAAGATGGCGCAATTACAAGCTTAGGCGTTTGTCTTGGGCTATTTGTTCACGCCACTTTTTCGGCGATTGGTATCTCGGCTATTCTTCTGCAATCAGCCGATCTGTTTCAAATGATAAAATTTTTGGGTGCCGCTTATTTAATTTGGTTAGGGCTATCTAGTATTTACGGGGTAGTGAAGGGCAATGCAGCTTTTCAAGTTGAAGGTATTGTTCACTCTAATCTAAGTGTAAAACGCTCTTTAAGAGAAGGCTTCTTGTCTAATGTATTAAACCCTAAAACGGCGGTTTTCTACTTGGCATTTTTACCACAGTTTATCGACCCTGAAGGTTCAGCATTTGCTCAATCGATGCTTATGGCAAGTATTCACTTTATTATTGCGATGATCTGGCAATGCGGGATTTCAGGCGCGGTAAACTCAGCAAAGCAGTTATTTAAGAGCCCATCTGTGATTGGCTGGATGGAAGGGGTCACTGGTGCTGTACTCATTACTCTTGGGATCAAGTTGATGTTGGAAGATGCCCCCACGCCTGCCTAG